AACCCAACCAACGGAAACGGTGTTGAACTTAGGCATAAAAACCACCATGCTGTTTAACGGTGTATGATTTTAAGAGGGTAATAAGCTAAGCGATTTAGCCTATTTAGGGTGATGTTGTTTTACAATATGTTCGTCATATGAATACCGCTTAAAAGGCTACAAGAGCGCTCTATACATTGCAAGATGTCTCCCGCGTTTTGTGGTGCGTTGTCTCTGTTTGTTTTATGCACATACGCGTATGAAAAGATAGCGATCGAGCATCTGTTGATTCTTTCAGGCACGCTTGAGGTATGTTTTTTTTGACGGTTTTTTAATAGAGCATGGAACGTTAGTGGGGGAACTATGCCTTTGGCACAATCTAAACTAGCTCATATTGACCTTAACCAAGTAGCTGAAATATATGGGTCATATAAAGATCGTCTCTGCCAGACCTCGCCATCCCTTAAAACAGACCTAGGCAAAGGGGAGATGACCTATGTTGCAGGGCTTAATAGCCTGACAGAGCATTATCGTGCCGTGTTTTTAGATGCTTTTGGTGTGCTTTATAGTGCTGGAAAAGCCGTAGAGGGTACCGCAAAACTCTTGAAGCAACTTCGTGAATCCGGGCTTCTGCTGCGGGTGTTGACCAATAATGCTTCTCTGTCATCCCAGCAGTTGGCCGACAAATTTCTCAAGCTGGGGTTTGACATATCAGCCGAGGAGATTATCACGTCAGGCCAAGCCATTTTTAGTGATGCAGGGCAGCAAGCGCTTGGAGATCAGCCTTATCTCTTTATGGGGCGGTCTGCCAGTGTTGAACATTATGCACCGAATGCTGCTGAGAAAATGGTGAATTATCCGGGGAGGCAAACCGCTTTTTCACAGGCAGAAGCCCTGCTGATCTGCAGTGATTCTGAATTTTATGGAACCCCACTTCAGACACAAATAGAAGCTGAACTGGCTCAACGCCCTAGGCCTATTATTCTGGCGAACCCAGATCTTATTACCCCTGCGGGTACCTGTGGACTAGAGATGGTCGCCGGAATGACGGCCCACATGCTGGTAGAGCAGTATGGTGGATCTCTACTGTGCCTGGGGAAGCCCTTTCCCCCCATTTACCAAATGGCTATTGATAGCTTACCCACCATCCCCCGCAATAAAATTTTAATGGTTGGGGATACTTTGGAGACAGATATTTTGGGGGGGTGTCATATGGGGTTAGATACCTGCTTGGTTCATCACGGTATCTATCACTCACTATCACATGATGAGCTGGTGGCGATGTGCCAACGCCAAGGTATTCATCCTTCTTGGATCGTTCCAACCATTGCGGGATAATCTCCCTTCTCAACTACAGATGGGGGGCGTGTCAGCATACGTAGCTGAGTGCCAGCGATGGCCCCCTTCCTCTATTTTTACCATAATCCCGCCTTGTGACTGATCTGCGAGCTGAATTTCTTTGATTCTAAATCATGTCCCTGTCTGAACTAAATCATTCTACTCTCGGGTTTCATACGAACGATGGATTGATCCTTTATCCCCGTTGAGGGTCTAAAGTAGAGACGCCCTGTTTTAGACAAGACCATTCCGCCGGACTGTGGGGGAGGCGTTAAGGCTAAGCATTAAACGTATAAAGGGTGTGCACATAAAATAGCTTACACAAGTCCTTGTAAGCCCGTTGAGGTATGAAAGTGTTGTACCCTGCTCAACCTCTGGTGCTGGGTACATAGGATAAATCCAGTCTGTTCACTCTCTTAACACCATGGGGGGGGAAATCACCTTTATAGCAGCATTATGGACCATACATTGCATGATTCTCCGATACCTTTTGAGATGGATGTAAAGAACCTGTTCCCTATCGTAGATACAGGAACTTTTGGGAGATTTCATGAATGGCCGGTCGTTTTAATTTACTATCCAAGCTCTATTTTTTGCAGGACATAGTCTCTTGGTTTATTGCCAAGTTGGATGTTTCTGTTGTTCATAATATTGAAAAATATCAGGCCATTAAGAAATCCTTTTTTTTCTCAATGTCAGAAGGTGGTGGCGGCAGCTATTTGGAGTTTGGTGTCTATACAGGCAGCTCTTTTTGCCATGCTATGCGCTGCCACCACGCCCAAGCTTTTTTTGCACCTGACACACCGATGGATTTTTATGGGTTTGATTCCTTTGATGGTTTTGGGGAAATTCAAGAACAGGATAAACATCCGTTCTATACAGATATTAACTTTAAGACGGACTATCAGCAGGTCAAAAAACGTGCTGAACGGGCGTCCAAAGGTCTTTCTTGGCAGTTAATCCCTGGTTTTTTTGAAGAGTCACTTCAACCAGGAGCAAAACATTTTGGGATTAAAAAAGCGTCCATCATTTTTATAGATTCTGACACCTATGGAAGTGCCTCTGCCGCTTTGGATTTTTGCCGACCCATAACCGCGGTAGGGACTGTGATCATTTTGGATGACTACTTTGCTTACAAGGGCAGTAAAGACCATGGTGTTTGCCGGGCGTTTAATGAGTATCTCACTCAAGGTGGTTTTAAGGCACGTCATGCCCTGCACTATGGTAATGGTGGCGCTGTTTATGTGATTTCGTCTGTCAATGAAGACAACAAAGCACCATGACCGAGCGTTTAACGTGCGTCATGTAGAGATAAAATTGGTTGTTTGCGTTCACAACCGTGCTGGTGTTGTGGATATGTTTTCCCCATATTTAACATGGATACCATGCCCATGAGAGAGCAAGCCCTCCTACCCACTCTCATCACTCCTTTGTTGGAAAAAATCTCTTCTGCAGGGGAGAACCGCGTAACTGTCATAGGTGTGGATGGTCCAGCTGGTGTCGGCAAAAGTCATTTTTGCACAGCCTTGGAAAGTGCCATACAGAACGCGGGACAAAAGGTGTGGCGATATCAGCTTGATTGGTTGCTTGCCGCTCGTGAAGCGCGCACCCGTGATCTAGCTCATTTGCAGACACTGGAGGAGCCTTTTCTTTATGAATACCAGCACCATATGCATCTTGAAAAAGCGGTGCAGTTTCTGCAAAAAGTCGCTCAGTTCAATGAACGGCTTGCAGAGCTGGATGCACAACAAAGTGCACAGCTCAGTGAGTCAATAGAGCTGCTAGAGCTGTATAACCGGGATGATCAGGGGCAACTGACCGGTACCAGCCAATGTACTTTACACCCTGGGTTGGTGATTGTTGTGGATGGTCACTATACCTTACGCAGTGAGCTGGATGCGCATATCGATCTCAACCTTCTGTTGCTGGCTGATGCAGATACGCTGCGCCAACGTAAGGTGGATCGGGTTGAAAGTTATCGGGACCGTACACAGGCTTCGGACTATTTTGACCGTATTGATCTGCCCTCTTTTCGACACCACTTAGCGCGGTTTGGGTGTCGAGCTCATAAGGTGATCAATAATGATGACCCGACCAACCCCATTATCCAGCCCTTAGATGCTATTTCACACTGGCTAAACGAAAACCCGGTGAACCTACCCAGTACGGCAGATAGCGCATTGGATCTATCCCAGATCTCCTGTCGGATTTTTTCGCAATCGCTGTTACAAGACAAAGCCACAACCCATGCGATGGAACAGTTGATAGAAGCCATTAGTGAATGGGGGCGTTATGTGGGAAGTACTTTGGGCTTGCGGTGTGATCAGGTTAAGGCAGGGCTGCGGGAAAGAGGTTTGCAAATTCTGCAAGAAGCTGAGAAGCAGCTTCAAAGTGACACCCTTCGCTTTCATATCCGCCACACCAACTCTTTAAGCAACGTCTACCATCGACTGCTGCCAATCTCGCTAGGGGTTGGTATTGAAGATCGTGAGGCGGGGGTGCTGGCTAATGTGATTGTGGAGGTCCATAGCGACCATCTTGCTTTTCAGGTCGTGGCAGAAAGTGGGTATCATGCTTTTTCCATCTATGGGGCTTATAGTGCACCAGAAAAAGCGTTAAACCCGGTGCTCTCCTGGCAACCCGTCACTTTGGTTACGGAGGTCGAACGGGGGGCATTCCGGTTGCTCACACCTGCTCCGTTCATTGTGCCGGCCTTTCTTCACGGCTATGGCTATGACATTGTGACAACCAGTCTGGAAGATCGGAATATTTCGCCATCTGAGGCCATGGGGAGGTTGTTTCAAGAGGGGGGCTGCTGGATCCACCGTTTTGCCAAATTTGAAGAGTTACGCTTTTTCTATAACAGTGTCACTTGGGCTGGTGGCATGGCTATGCGGGTGGGGAACTACCTTATTGCGCTCTGGCATATGGATGAGCCTTTACTCACAAAGTTTCGTGCCTTCCGACAGGGCTGGACACCCCGCCTGAGCGATGCCTGTCGAATCGCCAACGATGAATCAGCTTATGATGCCATGGTTGATCAGGAGCGAGAGGCGGTTAAAGCCTTTATTGCCAACCATTGTGCCGATTTTGTCTATTTAGATGGTTTTCTGCACTATCGCTATGACCGTTATAGTCATGAGGGTCTACAGCAGGTTGCCGATCAGCTTGAGCGTATGCTGAACAGTGACCAGCGTTTATTGCGTAAGCGTGCGGTTAACTTTATTCAGTTTAATTTTCCAGATCTGAACCTGCCGACTTTGGATCTATGGCCAGATCTGCTGGATCATGCCCCTGCACACATTACCCTGGAAGATTTAAGTACCCTTTCGCCAACCATTTTGGCGGAAGTGTATCTGTGGATCGCTCTACGGGAAGATCAGAGTGCCGTACTTGGGGCCAATATCTATGATATCCGGCAAGATTCATTAGACTGTCGTGCGCACTTAGATGTTGCGGCCCAAATTGGGTCACCTGTTGTATTGCAAGGTTCCCTAAATGCGTTAGGGCAAAAGGAAACAACGGAAGATGGGCAAGAGGTCCATGGTTATCTTAAGGGTAAAGAGGGCCCGTTGGATCTGGTGGAAGCGGCATTGAGTGCCGCCCGGGACAATCTGCTCTTTAATGGGCAGGAGGTTCCTCTGTTTGGGATTGGTTTAGATCATATTGATGCCGCCCACGATACACCACCTGGCCGTGCACGGCGCTTTATGAATCTGGCCCTGGAAAGTCAGCACGTTACCCATTTTGTTTTGGATGGATCTTCTCTCTTTGAAGTCGATGACCGTAATCCTGAATCCATTTCAAAGGCTTTTGAAAAAGTCGTTGATTATGTGATGAGTTTGGTCAGTGGGGACCCCTCTACATACATCTATGATCGTGAAGTCTGTACAGGGGAGCTTAACTATGTGGGGGGGCGGCATCGTGCCATGATTCCCACCCCAAGTGAGATGTTTAGCTATACCGAGCTTTATAACGATAAGATGAGCTCCACAGGTTTAGGGGCACTGAATATGCGCCCCACCGTTTTTGTTGGCAATGTGGGAACAACCCACCATGACTTTGATGATGGAGATATCGATCTTCAAATTGCCCAACAATGGCGTGATCACCTCAAGAAAAATAACTTTGTCTCTGCTGTTTTACACGGTACATCCAACAGCCACCCGGACATTCTTTCTCGGGCGACCTGTGGTTGCCACAAAATTAATGTCGCGGGTGATCTTTTACAAACCTTGATCCAGGGTCTGCCCGAATCAATTAGGGCCAAGCTGACCGCACCTGAGGCTGAGGTTAAAAAAGAGCTTCACACCATCCGTGATCAGATGGACCGTATGACCTACAGTCAGAGAAAAGCGCTGTTAAACTCTCTGGCCGCACACTCCAGGCGCTTACAGGATATTATTAATTCTCCTCGACTTAGCCCTATGGATAGTGAGTACTTCCGCTATCGTTTTTATCGTTTCTCCAAAGCTCATGTCAAAGTCATCACAGATGTCATTCGTCACCATGCCATGAATGAAGTTTCAACTGCAGAGGTCCAACCTCTTTGCCCTGAAAGAGGCTTTCAGTTTGCAGCATCCATGATTGAAGTGACCTTTGATGCACACTACAAGGCGTTGGTTCATACGCTGTGGGATGAAGGTATTAACCACTACCATATTGATGTCTGTGATGGAAAGTTCACCCCCCGACGTATTGAGGCGTTGGATAAAGTGGACTTTTTGGTGCAAAACTACCCAGAAGCCACATTGCATGCGCATTTGATGGTGGAAAATCCCCATTTACCTGAACGGGATAGTTCTGGGGAAAAAGATTCTCCCATCGCGCGTTATATCAAGGCAGGGTGCCATGCGGTTGCGATCCATGCCCGAGCTGTGCATGGCAGTAATGGGTTGGATATGGCCATTGCACAAATTCGTGAGCTTGGGGCTCGGCCAGGTTTGATTATTGAAACCTCGCAACCGATCAACTTCCAGCTTGAACAGCTTTTAGAACGCCATAAGATCGACTGGCTGGTTGTGATGGGGGTTCCCATCGGTTTTGGTGGCCAAATTTTTGATATTTCCACCCTGCAGCGTATTACCAGCCTGCATACCCTTGCTCAACGACGTTCGGTGCCCATGTTGATTGAAGTGGATGGGGGCTTGACCATGGAGACCGCGCGGTTATGCCGTAGTGTTGGGGTGCAGCTCTTCTCAGGGTAGTCCATCGTTAAGGATGATTCCTTGGATGGTGTCCGTGGAAAAGTTGCTCAACTCAATAAGGTTATTGGCCATTAATAATGAGTAATCCGCTAAAGCCGCTCTATGTGATCATTCCCATGGTGGGAAAAGGCAGTCGCTTTAAAAAAGCAGGCTATGAGACCTATAAGCCTTTTATCTCTATTGAGGGACAAAGCATGCTGGCCCACGCTTTGAGTGCTTTTCCCTCAGATGTGCAGCCAATCATCATCACTAACCAAGCGCTCATTACCCCTCAACAGCAGCAGTATATGGAGCAAACGTTAGGGGCGCGTGTTCTATTTGTTCCTCAACATGCCGATGGACCGGCAGCTTCCATCTTGGCTGCACGGGAACAACTGCCGTTGGATGCCTCTTTCTTTATCGCCTACTGTGACATCATGTGGCGTTGGGATTTTGAGACGGTGCGACCTCTGCTTGATCATGATGGTGTCGTGTTTACCCATAAAGGGTTTCATCCACATTTGGTGCAAGACAACTTTTCGGCCTTTTGTCGGCCGCAAAAAGATCAGCCCAACCAGTTGGCACAGATACGAGAAAAAAGCTCTTTTACCGAAGCGTGGATGGAAGAGCCGCTCTCTATCGGCTCATTTTATGTCAAGCATGGACACCGTATGATTGCAGCGCTTGAACAGATGGTGGCCGAAGAGCAACGGGTTGCAGGTGAGTTTTTCCCCTCCCTCATGTTTAACCATCTTGTGGCGGATGGCGCTTCGGTTGCCCTTTCTCAGGTCTCGTTCTTCATCCATTTTGGTGTTCCCGATCAGCTGAATGATTACCTAAGGTGGCATCATGTTCTGGGTGTGCAAGCCGCACCAGAGGCACCACAGCTCTCTTCACTGCCCCACAATGCCGTGACGATGGCGGGGTTGGGGGAGCGTATGTCTGCGATCTCTCAACTACCGAAGGCGTTAATTCCTATTGATGGCCAGCCCATGTATGCCCATGTGGCGGAGAGATTTCCCAGTCGTGGTGGCTCCGTTATTACGACAGAGCCATTAAAGCCCCATCTCTCTGTACGGCCAGATGGCTTTGAACTGCTGGTCTTACCCAAACCGACCCGTAGCCAATTTGAGACCCTGCAAGCGTTGGCTCAAAGGTTACCTGAGACAGACAACCTCTATATTACTTCGTGTGATGCTTATGGGGTGTTTGATGTTGAAGATCTGTTAAAGCAGGTTGAGCAAACAGAGGCAGATGCGGTTATTTTCTGTTTTGCGCCTTCTTTGATGCAGAAAAAATTAAAAGGCCACCATACCCATGTCAGTGTGGATGATGGCCGTGTGACTAAGGTACACATTAAATCATTTGATCAACCTGATGACCCCGGTCTAGCAGGCTTTTTTTGGCTGCGTGACAGTCGTTTGCTGTCTCAGTTATCAGAGGTTCCACACGATGCCACCAATGAGATGTGTGCGGATCATTTCTTTAAATATCTTGTGGATAAAGGCTACCGGGTTTTAGGTTACGATCTGCAGCAATATGTGCATTTGGGGACAGTGGAAGAGCTTCTGGAGTATCACTGGTGGAGCGCCCATGCAGATGTGTTGTTTTCTGAAGAGGGTCCATCATGACACAGTTGTCCATTGTTCTACCCTGTTATAACGAGGGTGAAAACCTCCTTAATGTCGTCAAAGATTACCAACTCTGTTGCCAGAACAGAGAAGAGGTTGAGTTGATTTTGGTCGACAATGGCTCGCAGGATGAAACACCACAGCTGTTAAAAAAACTCCTGGATGATCCACACCCCTTTAAACTGAAAGTGGTGACCGTCGCTCAAAATAAAGGGCTGGGGGATGGTGTCATGCGTGGCATGCAGCAAGCTGAGGGTACATATGTCGCTTGGTCCCATGCAGATCTTCAGACACCGGCCAAGGATGTCTTTGCCCTGTATGATCGGTTACAGCAAGAACCGAATGCAGAACACTGTTTTGGTAAAGGGTTTCGTACAAATGATCGAGGGGGAGATGGTCTGATGACCCGTTTGCACACCCTCTGTTCTAGGGTCATCCTGGGTTACCAGATGTATGAGATTTATGCCCAACCAAAACTCTTCCATCGCTCCTTTTTGGATGAGCTGAAGAGCCATCCTGAGGGTTTTGAGTTGGATACCTTTGCTTTTTATAAGGCAATGATCTTAAAAAGACCCATTATTGTGGTGCCCGTGCACTTTTTAGCGCGACAAGCTGGGGAGTCTAAGTGGTCAACCACTTCACTGTCACGCCTGCGCTTTATGGCAAGAAACTTCTTTTATTTGATCGAACTGCGTTTACGTCGGTTGAGTGGACGTTTGTAATCGGTGATCTGGAGTGTAGAGCATGCAGCGTATTGTGCACCGGGTAAATACCCGTCAGCATCTGCGTGAAATACCGACGCAATATGGTGTGGAAATTGATATCCGCTCTCAGGGTGAGGCGTTGATTCTCCATCATGACCCTTTTCAGCCTGGTGAACCGCTCTCATCATGGCTGCCACATTTTAAGCATAAAACGCTGATTCTCAATGTGAAGGAAGAGGGGCTGGAAAAACGCTTATTGGCCCTTATGGAAAGCTATGGGATTGATGATTTTTTCTTTCTCGATCAAACCTTTCCATTTCTTATTAAAACCGTCAACGCCGGTGAACCACGGTGTGCGGTGCGTCTTTCTGAGCATGAACCCCCGCAGATTGCACTTAGCTTAAAGGGTTTGGCAAAGTGGATTTGGGTAGACTGCTTTACCCGTCTACCTTTGGATGGCACGGTTGCGCACACGCTACAACAGGCGGGATATCGGCTCTGTTTGGTCTCACCGGAGTTGCTGGGAAATGATCCAGAAATCGCCATTCCGCAGATGCATAAACAGCTTTTAGACCAAAAGATAGTTATGGATGCCGTCTGCACCAAAAGGCCAGATTTGTGGGATGAGTAGCACCGTGTTTGCTTGGGTAGAACCTAGTTAAACACTGAGTATCCCTTGCCCGTTTGGTGCGGGTTTTTAACAAAAACGACGTGTATACAGCTTGCTCTTATGGTGGTCTGCAAAGGGCAGGGTGACCTGATTAAAGTGTGCTTCTAAGTTTATCTGGCATACTGGGGTGTGAACAGATCATCAAGCCTTCTTGGTTAAAGTATAGGGTCTCTGCCCGGTTATAGGTCAGCTCCTGGCCCGCAAACCCCGTTATTATACCGCCGGCCTCCTGCACAATCAGTGCAATGGCTGCCAAATCCCATATGGCACATCCGCCAACCGCTTCTTTAGGGTATTTGAAATAACAGGCATTGGGGTGGTTCAGCACCTGTAGCGTATTGATGAC
The DNA window shown above is from Magnetococcus sp. PR-3 and carries:
- a CDS encoding class I SAM-dependent methyltransferase, coding for MAGRFNLLSKLYFLQDIVSWFIAKLDVSVVHNIEKYQAIKKSFFFSMSEGGGGSYLEFGVYTGSSFCHAMRCHHAQAFFAPDTPMDFYGFDSFDGFGEIQEQDKHPFYTDINFKTDYQQVKKRAERASKGLSWQLIPGFFEESLQPGAKHFGIKKASIIFIDSDTYGSASAALDFCRPITAVGTVIILDDYFAYKGSKDHGVCRAFNEYLTQGGFKARHALHYGNGGAVYVISSVNEDNKAP
- a CDS encoding HAD-IIA family hydrolase, with amino-acid sequence MTYVAGLNSLTEHYRAVFLDAFGVLYSAGKAVEGTAKLLKQLRESGLLLRVLTNNASLSSQQLADKFLKLGFDISAEEIITSGQAIFSDAGQQALGDQPYLFMGRSASVEHYAPNAAEKMVNYPGRQTAFSQAEALLICSDSEFYGTPLQTQIEAELAQRPRPIILANPDLITPAGTCGLEMVAGMTAHMLVEQYGGSLLCLGKPFPPIYQMAIDSLPTIPRNKILMVGDTLETDILGGCHMGLDTCLVHHGIYHSLSHDELVAMCQRQGIHPSWIVPTIAG
- a CDS encoding class II fructose-bisphosphate aldolase, whose product is MREQALLPTLITPLLEKISSAGENRVTVIGVDGPAGVGKSHFCTALESAIQNAGQKVWRYQLDWLLAAREARTRDLAHLQTLEEPFLYEYQHHMHLEKAVQFLQKVAQFNERLAELDAQQSAQLSESIELLELYNRDDQGQLTGTSQCTLHPGLVIVVDGHYTLRSELDAHIDLNLLLLADADTLRQRKVDRVESYRDRTQASDYFDRIDLPSFRHHLARFGCRAHKVINNDDPTNPIIQPLDAISHWLNENPVNLPSTADSALDLSQISCRIFSQSLLQDKATTHAMEQLIEAISEWGRYVGSTLGLRCDQVKAGLRERGLQILQEAEKQLQSDTLRFHIRHTNSLSNVYHRLLPISLGVGIEDREAGVLANVIVEVHSDHLAFQVVAESGYHAFSIYGAYSAPEKALNPVLSWQPVTLVTEVERGAFRLLTPAPFIVPAFLHGYGYDIVTTSLEDRNISPSEAMGRLFQEGGCWIHRFAKFEELRFFYNSVTWAGGMAMRVGNYLIALWHMDEPLLTKFRAFRQGWTPRLSDACRIANDESAYDAMVDQEREAVKAFIANHCADFVYLDGFLHYRYDRYSHEGLQQVADQLERMLNSDQRLLRKRAVNFIQFNFPDLNLPTLDLWPDLLDHAPAHITLEDLSTLSPTILAEVYLWIALREDQSAVLGANIYDIRQDSLDCRAHLDVAAQIGSPVVLQGSLNALGQKETTEDGQEVHGYLKGKEGPLDLVEAALSAARDNLLFNGQEVPLFGIGLDHIDAAHDTPPGRARRFMNLALESQHVTHFVLDGSSLFEVDDRNPESISKAFEKVVDYVMSLVSGDPSTYIYDREVCTGELNYVGGRHRAMIPTPSEMFSYTELYNDKMSSTGLGALNMRPTVFVGNVGTTHHDFDDGDIDLQIAQQWRDHLKKNNFVSAVLHGTSNSHPDILSRATCGCHKINVAGDLLQTLIQGLPESIRAKLTAPEAEVKKELHTIRDQMDRMTYSQRKALLNSLAAHSRRLQDIINSPRLSPMDSEYFRYRFYRFSKAHVKVITDVIRHHAMNEVSTAEVQPLCPERGFQFAASMIEVTFDAHYKALVHTLWDEGINHYHIDVCDGKFTPRRIEALDKVDFLVQNYPEATLHAHLMVENPHLPERDSSGEKDSPIARYIKAGCHAVAIHARAVHGSNGLDMAIAQIRELGARPGLIIETSQPINFQLEQLLERHKIDWLVVMGVPIGFGGQIFDISTLQRITSLHTLAQRRSVPMLIEVDGGLTMETARLCRSVGVQLFSG
- a CDS encoding glycosyltransferase family 2 protein, which gives rise to MTQLSIVLPCYNEGENLLNVVKDYQLCCQNREEVELILVDNGSQDETPQLLKKLLDDPHPFKLKVVTVAQNKGLGDGVMRGMQQAEGTYVAWSHADLQTPAKDVFALYDRLQQEPNAEHCFGKGFRTNDRGGDGLMTRLHTLCSRVILGYQMYEIYAQPKLFHRSFLDELKSHPEGFELDTFAFYKAMILKRPIIVVPVHFLARQAGESKWSTTSLSRLRFMARNFFYLIELRLRRLSGRL
- a CDS encoding NTP transferase domain-containing protein — encoded protein: MSNPLKPLYVIIPMVGKGSRFKKAGYETYKPFISIEGQSMLAHALSAFPSDVQPIIITNQALITPQQQQYMEQTLGARVLFVPQHADGPAASILAAREQLPLDASFFIAYCDIMWRWDFETVRPLLDHDGVVFTHKGFHPHLVQDNFSAFCRPQKDQPNQLAQIREKSSFTEAWMEEPLSIGSFYVKHGHRMIAALEQMVAEEQRVAGEFFPSLMFNHLVADGASVALSQVSFFIHFGVPDQLNDYLRWHHVLGVQAAPEAPQLSSLPHNAVTMAGLGERMSAISQLPKALIPIDGQPMYAHVAERFPSRGGSVITTEPLKPHLSVRPDGFELLVLPKPTRSQFETLQALAQRLPETDNLYITSCDAYGVFDVEDLLKQVEQTEADAVIFCFAPSLMQKKLKGHHTHVSVDDGRVTKVHIKSFDQPDDPGLAGFFWLRDSRLLSQLSEVPHDATNEMCADHFFKYLVDKGYRVLGYDLQQYVHLGTVEELLEYHWWSAHADVLFSEEGPS